The Cloacibacterium caeni region CTGTTTTTAGAAGTGTCATAACTTGGATTAAACATTCTGCCAAAGTATGGCAAAGTCACATCTAGCTCTTTTTCTTTCAAAACCACAGTATAACCATAATCTAAATCTAGCATTCTAGCCGAATTACCATTTGGCATAGAATTCATCACATTGATTACATCATAGTTGGTAGGATTGGCTCTTTCTGCCATAAAAATAAACTGATTAGAAGTTGTAATTTCTTCTAAAGTTTTGGGGTCTATATTGATTTGTGACGTACACGAATATAAAAAAGA contains the following coding sequences:
- a CDS encoding DUF4251 domain-containing protein — its product is MKKLIYLSFFGLLSFLYSCTSQINIDPKTLEEITTSNQFIFMAERANPTNYDVINVMNSMPNGNSARMLDLDYGYTVVLKEKELDVTLPYFGRMFNPSYDTSKNSYRFTSKDFTLSKILNKKGNLVYTISPKDVDHVRVIYIEVYKNGSAYVSIDSNDRQPISYNGYLMKNEISKK